One genomic segment of Microcella indica includes these proteins:
- a CDS encoding ISL3 family transposase: protein MLNATFDPADLTVFCRLEELGLVVAGQRIEAHRAVLECRIVEPDQWCRWCGAEGVSRGTEARRLAHVPFGERPTTLLVRVRRYRCSGCGRSWRQDSTAAAEPRSKLSRGALTWALTALVVDHLTISRVAARLGVSWHTANSAVLEEGRRRLIGDPARFDGVTVIGVDEHVWRHTRFGDRYVTVVIDLTPVRDGTGPARLLDMVEGRSKPVFKTWLEQQSPAFRAGIEVVAMDGFTGFKTAAAEALPDAIEVMDPFHVVQLAGDALDRTRQRVQQHTLGHRGHAGDPLYGVRRALHTGEAFLTDRQRARIEAVFAIDEHVEVETTWAVYQSIVAAYRHPDRAAGRRALQAVIDSLRHGVPEVLVELGKLGRTLHRRAGDVLAYFDLPGTSNGPTEAINGRLEHLRGSALGFRNLSNYIARSLLESGGFRPHLPA, encoded by the coding sequence GTGCTCAACGCTACCTTCGACCCCGCCGATCTGACTGTCTTCTGCCGTCTCGAGGAGCTCGGACTCGTGGTCGCCGGGCAGCGGATCGAGGCACATCGGGCGGTGTTGGAGTGCCGGATCGTGGAGCCGGACCAGTGGTGCCGGTGGTGCGGGGCGGAGGGTGTCTCGCGCGGCACCGAGGCGAGACGGCTCGCGCATGTCCCGTTCGGCGAGCGGCCGACGACGTTGCTGGTGCGGGTGCGCCGCTACCGGTGCTCGGGATGCGGCAGGTCGTGGCGGCAGGACAGCACCGCGGCGGCTGAGCCGAGGTCGAAGCTGTCCCGTGGAGCGCTCACCTGGGCGCTCACCGCGCTCGTCGTGGACCATCTCACGATCAGCCGAGTCGCAGCTCGGCTCGGGGTGTCCTGGCACACGGCCAACAGTGCTGTTTTGGAGGAAGGCCGTCGGAGGCTGATCGGCGATCCGGCCCGCTTCGATGGGGTCACCGTGATCGGTGTCGATGAACACGTCTGGCGGCACACGAGGTTCGGGGACCGCTACGTGACCGTGGTCATCGACCTGACCCCGGTGCGTGACGGGACGGGTCCGGCGCGGCTGCTGGACATGGTCGAGGGCCGATCGAAGCCGGTGTTCAAGACCTGGCTCGAGCAGCAGTCCCCGGCGTTCCGGGCCGGGATCGAGGTGGTCGCGATGGATGGGTTCACCGGCTTCAAGACCGCCGCCGCCGAAGCCCTCCCCGACGCGATCGAGGTGATGGACCCGTTCCACGTCGTCCAGCTCGCCGGCGACGCCCTCGACCGCACCCGGCAACGCGTCCAACAGCACACCCTCGGCCACCGCGGCCACGCCGGCGATCCGCTCTATGGTGTTCGCCGCGCCCTGCACACCGGGGAAGCGTTCCTCACCGACCGACAGCGCGCCCGCATCGAGGCGGTGTTCGCCATCGACGAGCATGTCGAGGTCGAGACCACCTGGGCCGTCTACCAGAGCATCGTCGCCGCCTACCGGCACCCCGACCGAGCCGCCGGGCGCCGAGCCCTGCAAGCGGTGATCGACTCGCTGCGTCACGGCGTTCCCGAAGTCCTCGTCGAGCTGGGCAAGCTCGGCCGCACCCTGCATCGCCGCGCCGGCGACGTGCTGGCCTATTTCGACCTGCCCGGCACCTCGAACGGTCCAACCGAGGCGATCAACGGCCGACTCGAACACCTCCGCGGCAGTGCGCTCGGCTTCCGCAACCTCAGCAACTACATCGCCCGCAGCCTGCTCGAAAGCGGCGGATTCAGACCCCACCTACCCGCTTGA
- a CDS encoding ISL3-like element ISPfr2 family transposase gives MPDATPPPGFGRPDLTAFARLDGLGLSVIGQRLEPDRAVLACRVVEPDQWCRRCGSEGAARDTVIRRLAHEPLGWRPTVLEVVVRRYRCADCGHVWRQDTSAAAEPRAKLSRTGLRWALEGIVVAHLTVARVAEGLGVAWDTANNAVLAEGKRLLINDPTRFAGVKVIGVDEHVWRHTRRGDKYVTVIIDLTPVRDGAGPARLLDMVEGRSKAAFKTWLADRDDAFRDAVEVVAMDGFTGFKTAAAEEIPDAVTVMDPFHVVRLAGDALDRCRRRVQLAIHGHRGFRDDPLYKSRRTLHTGADLLTDKQSDRLRALFIDDAHVEVEASWGVYQRMIAAYRHEDRQRGRELMEKLITDLSAGVPKVLTELTTLGRTLKKRAADVLAYFERPGTSNGPTEALNGRLEHLRGSALGFRNLTNYIARSLLETGGFRPQLLHPRLG, from the coding sequence GTGCCCGACGCTACCCCGCCGCCCGGCTTCGGCCGCCCTGACCTGACCGCCTTCGCTCGACTCGACGGCCTCGGTCTGAGCGTGATCGGGCAACGACTTGAACCGGATCGTGCGGTCCTCGCGTGCCGCGTGGTGGAACCAGATCAGTGGTGCCGGCGGTGCGGCAGCGAAGGCGCCGCTCGTGACACCGTGATCCGGCGGTTGGCCCACGAGCCGCTGGGCTGGCGACCGACCGTGCTGGAAGTTGTAGTGCGCCGCTACCGCTGTGCAGACTGCGGACACGTGTGGCGCCAAGACACCAGCGCCGCGGCGGAGCCACGCGCGAAGCTCTCGCGCACCGGGCTGCGGTGGGCGCTGGAAGGGATCGTGGTCGCACACCTCACCGTCGCCCGTGTCGCCGAGGGACTCGGGGTCGCGTGGGACACCGCCAACAACGCGGTCCTGGCCGAAGGCAAGCGGCTGCTGATCAACGACCCCACGCGGTTCGCGGGCGTGAAGGTGATTGGCGTCGATGAGCACGTCTGGCGCCACACCAGGCGTGGCGACAAGTACGTCACCGTGATCATCGACCTCACCCCGGTCCGCGATGGCGCCGGCCCAGCAAGGCTGCTGGACATGGTCGAGGGCCGGTCGAAGGCGGCGTTCAAGACCTGGCTCGCCGACCGCGACGACGCCTTCCGTGACGCGGTCGAGGTGGTCGCGATGGACGGCTTCACCGGGTTCAAGACCGCCGCTGCGGAGGAGATCCCGGACGCGGTCACGGTGATGGATCCCTTCCACGTCGTGCGCCTGGCCGGTGACGCCCTCGACAGGTGCCGGCGCCGGGTCCAACTCGCGATCCACGGGCACCGTGGGTTCAGGGACGATCCGCTCTACAAGTCGCGGCGCACGCTGCACACCGGCGCGGACCTGCTCACCGACAAGCAGAGCGACAGGCTACGCGCGCTGTTCATTGATGACGCTCACGTCGAGGTCGAGGCGAGCTGGGGTGTCTACCAGCGCATGATCGCCGCCTATCGCCACGAGGACCGGCAACGTGGCCGCGAGCTCATGGAGAAGCTGATCACCGACCTCAGCGCCGGCGTCCCCAAGGTGCTCACCGAGCTCACCACCCTGGGCCGGACCCTGAAGAAGCGAGCCGCTGACGTGCTCGCCTACTTCGAACGACCCGGCACCAGCAACGGGCCGACCGAGGCGCTCAACGGACGGCTCGAACACCTGCGCGGCTCCGCACTCGGGTTCCGCAACCTGACCAACTACATCGCCCGAAGCCTGCTCGAGACCGGCGGCTTCAGACCCCAACTCCTACACCCCCGATTGGGATGA
- a CDS encoding M48 family metalloprotease, giving the protein MYRQIARNKRWSILLIALYCVAVVGLGLFSAWVVGEVWPFWLLLIFCPLYAWWALSTATTSAASTAGWAAADAEQQPRPHRVVETTAIRAGIPMPRVGVIDDPAPNAFAASLSPKNAVIGVTTGALDLLDDSELEAVVAHEVAHIVNHDGRVTLTTFALVGSIASLAGVLLMLGWAMVQSVISEFKFGLGLILGMLGLVMIVIGTAFAVVAFVLGPLISSAVSRRREFLADASGVELTRFPEGLVRALTTIQGSSQMTV; this is encoded by the coding sequence ATGTACCGGCAGATCGCGCGCAACAAGCGGTGGAGCATCCTGCTCATCGCGCTCTACTGCGTCGCCGTGGTCGGGCTCGGGCTGTTCAGCGCGTGGGTGGTCGGCGAGGTGTGGCCGTTCTGGCTGCTGCTGATCTTCTGTCCCCTCTACGCGTGGTGGGCGCTCAGCACCGCGACGACGTCGGCCGCGAGCACCGCCGGGTGGGCGGCCGCGGACGCCGAGCAACAACCCCGGCCGCACCGGGTGGTGGAGACGACAGCGATTCGAGCGGGCATCCCGATGCCGCGCGTCGGAGTGATCGACGACCCCGCCCCCAACGCCTTCGCCGCGTCGCTCAGCCCGAAGAACGCGGTCATCGGCGTCACGACCGGAGCCCTCGACCTGCTCGACGACAGCGAGCTCGAGGCGGTGGTGGCACACGAGGTGGCGCACATCGTCAACCACGACGGACGCGTCACCCTCACGACCTTCGCCCTCGTCGGCTCAATCGCCTCGCTCGCCGGCGTGTTGCTCATGCTCGGCTGGGCAATGGTGCAGTCGGTGATCAGCGAGTTCAAGTTCGGCCTGGGTCTCATTCTCGGGATGCTCGGCCTCGTGATGATCGTCATCGGCACCGCCTTCGCGGTCGTGGCCTTCGTGCTCGGCCCCCTCATCAGCTCGGCGGTGTCGCGTCGCCGCGAGTTTCTCGCCGACGCGAGCGGCGTCGAGCTCACGCGCTTTCCGGAGGGGCTCGTGCGGGCGCTTACGACGATTCAGGGGTCTTCTCAGATGACGGTGTAG
- a CDS encoding TM0106 family RecB-like putative nuclease, translating to MYLTMNEHGERLLVTSASDLSRAAECEFAVARDLDARLGRLPAVEQPHDAMLERTSTMGDAHEAAIIADYRARADHPDDVLEIDRADSAELDAIEPYAEQTLDALRRGVPVIVQATFVDRDHNTGESGDLPIAFVGYADFLVRMPDGAYRVQDSKLARRAKVTALLQLAAYAEQLERLGIPVDREVELILGNRERSIHRLDDIAPVLRARRARLHQLLRDRHAADAPIAWRDPSVTYCRSCAWCEHEIAAYDDVSQVAGLNGAQWTKLGTAGIETLAQLAESRGPVEGIAASTLDTLRLQAELQRHAAGAEPGTAPPVRVRDPAVLHALPAPSAGDLYFDFEGDPLYAEHDPARWGLDYLFGMVDTESQFTAYWAHSFADERDVLLDFLADVQALRALHPDLHVYHYAAYERTHLRSLSARHGVGEEVVDEWLRSGLLVDLYPVVRKALRVGSPSYSIKYLEPIYWPEAREGAAVARGDDSVAEYVRSRELRAAGDTAAAQQILDDIGDYNRVDCVSTLRLASWLRELAAEHPAPAPALLDDDAVDDGPDIDDSPLRSALLELAANADGTPATEPDRSPEQRALAYAAAAIDYHRREHKTYWWEHFDRLVAPLDDWADVRDVFTVAPDAPHESTPWSKTGKQRSLRRTLTLYGTWAPGSRPTVGGMSGPFAVYDQPAPMPSSNRDRLARSTRSVSIAAVADDHVVVTETLSDGVDEYDDLPVALTPGPPPPAGQQKPAIEEWGAALLDAASTTLPEEWPRDAATDLLRRVRPRIQDAPEGTVFDCRWPGMAARPAEGHYMIATVVAHLLDLDRSYLAVQGPPGTGKTYLGSHVIATLVREHGWKVGVVAQSHTTVEHVLTGVVQAGLDGRRVGKAPKGGGDPADYATARWTVLGKADQLASFTADRAVDGHGGYVIGGTAWDFANPKRAGRRSLDLLVIDEAGQFSLAATIAASMSAKNLLLLGDPQQLPQVSQGTHPEPIDGSALGYLSEGHDVLPEEFGYFLAETRRLHPALVEPVSLLSYEGQLFAHESTSERRLEGVAPGLHPVPVEHHGNATESVDEADEVVRLVQQHLGAAWFDGEQVGAPTRPLESRDIIVVTPYNAQQQTIRERLDAAGLHDTRVGTVDKFQGQEAVIAIVSLAASNSRDAPRGMEFLLNRNRLNVAISRAQWAAYLVYSPGLLDSLPATPGGVAELSAFIRLTEERPD from the coding sequence GTGTACCTGACCATGAACGAGCACGGCGAGCGACTGCTCGTCACTTCGGCGAGCGACCTCAGTCGCGCCGCCGAGTGCGAGTTTGCCGTCGCGCGCGACCTGGACGCGCGGCTCGGGCGACTGCCCGCCGTCGAGCAGCCGCACGACGCGATGCTCGAGCGCACCTCCACTATGGGCGACGCACACGAAGCCGCGATCATCGCCGACTACCGCGCTCGCGCCGACCACCCCGACGACGTGCTCGAGATCGACCGCGCCGACAGCGCCGAGCTCGACGCCATCGAGCCCTACGCCGAACAGACCCTCGACGCGCTGCGGCGCGGCGTTCCCGTCATCGTGCAGGCCACCTTCGTCGACCGCGATCACAACACGGGGGAGTCGGGCGACCTGCCGATCGCCTTCGTCGGGTACGCCGACTTCCTCGTGCGGATGCCCGACGGCGCCTACCGCGTGCAAGACAGCAAACTCGCACGCCGCGCCAAAGTGACCGCACTGCTGCAGCTCGCCGCCTACGCCGAGCAGCTCGAGCGGCTCGGCATCCCCGTCGACCGGGAGGTGGAGCTGATCCTCGGCAACCGTGAGCGGAGCATCCACCGCCTCGACGACATCGCTCCAGTACTGCGCGCCCGACGCGCCCGCCTGCACCAGCTGCTGCGCGACCGCCACGCCGCCGACGCGCCCATCGCGTGGCGCGACCCCAGCGTCACCTACTGCCGCAGCTGCGCCTGGTGCGAGCACGAGATCGCCGCCTACGACGACGTCAGCCAGGTCGCCGGGCTCAACGGAGCCCAGTGGACCAAGCTCGGCACCGCCGGCATCGAGACCCTCGCGCAGCTCGCCGAGAGCCGTGGCCCAGTAGAGGGCATCGCCGCGAGCACGCTCGACACCCTGCGTCTGCAAGCCGAACTGCAGCGCCACGCCGCCGGAGCCGAGCCCGGCACCGCCCCGCCCGTGCGCGTGCGCGACCCCGCCGTGCTGCACGCCCTGCCCGCGCCCAGCGCCGGCGACCTCTACTTCGACTTCGAAGGCGACCCGCTCTACGCCGAGCACGACCCCGCCCGCTGGGGCCTCGACTACCTCTTCGGCATGGTCGACACCGAGAGTCAGTTCACCGCGTATTGGGCGCACAGCTTCGCCGACGAACGGGATGTCCTGCTCGACTTCCTCGCCGACGTGCAAGCCCTCCGCGCCCTCCACCCCGACCTGCATGTCTACCACTACGCCGCCTACGAGCGCACGCACCTGCGGTCGCTCAGCGCCCGGCACGGGGTGGGGGAAGAGGTCGTCGACGAGTGGCTGCGCAGCGGCCTGCTCGTCGACCTGTACCCGGTCGTGCGCAAAGCCCTGCGTGTGGGCAGCCCCAGCTACTCCATCAAGTACCTCGAACCCATCTACTGGCCCGAAGCACGCGAAGGTGCAGCCGTCGCGCGGGGCGACGACTCCGTCGCCGAGTACGTGCGCTCGCGCGAGCTGCGGGCCGCGGGCGACACCGCCGCCGCGCAGCAGATACTCGACGACATCGGCGACTACAACCGCGTCGACTGCGTCAGCACGCTGCGGCTCGCCTCGTGGCTGCGCGAGCTCGCGGCCGAGCATCCCGCGCCGGCACCCGCCCTGCTCGATGACGACGCCGTCGACGACGGGCCCGACATCGACGACTCGCCTTTGCGCAGCGCCCTGCTCGAGCTCGCCGCCAACGCCGACGGCACCCCCGCGACCGAGCCCGACCGTAGCCCCGAGCAGCGCGCCCTCGCCTACGCGGCGGCCGCCATCGACTACCACCGCCGCGAGCACAAGACCTACTGGTGGGAGCACTTCGACCGCCTCGTAGCACCCCTCGACGACTGGGCCGACGTGCGCGACGTCTTCACCGTGGCGCCGGATGCTCCGCACGAGTCCACCCCGTGGAGCAAGACCGGCAAGCAGCGGTCGCTGCGCCGCACGCTCACGCTCTACGGAACGTGGGCCCCCGGCTCCCGCCCGACCGTCGGCGGCATGAGCGGCCCGTTCGCCGTGTACGACCAGCCCGCGCCGATGCCGTCGAGCAACCGCGACCGGCTCGCGCGCTCCACCCGCAGCGTCTCGATCGCGGCAGTCGCCGACGACCACGTCGTCGTCACCGAGACACTCTCCGACGGAGTCGACGAGTACGACGACCTGCCCGTCGCCCTCACGCCCGGGCCGCCCCCGCCCGCCGGGCAGCAGAAGCCCGCCATCGAGGAGTGGGGAGCCGCGCTTCTCGATGCGGCCTCGACGACGCTCCCGGAAGAGTGGCCGCGCGATGCTGCGACCGATCTCCTCCGCCGCGTACGGCCGCGCATCCAGGACGCGCCCGAAGGCACCGTCTTCGACTGCCGGTGGCCGGGCATGGCGGCCCGACCAGCCGAGGGTCACTACATGATCGCGACCGTCGTCGCGCACCTGCTCGACCTCGACCGCTCCTACCTCGCCGTGCAAGGCCCGCCCGGCACCGGCAAGACCTACCTCGGCTCCCACGTCATTGCCACCCTCGTGCGAGAGCACGGCTGGAAGGTCGGCGTCGTCGCGCAGAGCCACACGACCGTCGAGCACGTGCTCACCGGCGTCGTGCAGGCCGGGCTCGACGGGCGACGCGTCGGCAAGGCGCCCAAGGGTGGCGGCGACCCCGCCGACTACGCGACCGCGCGCTGGACGGTACTCGGCAAGGCCGACCAGCTCGCCTCCTTCACCGCCGACCGCGCTGTTGACGGACACGGGGGCTACGTGATCGGCGGCACCGCGTGGGACTTCGCCAACCCCAAGCGCGCCGGCCGCCGCAGCCTCGACCTGCTCGTGATCGACGAAGCTGGCCAGTTCTCCCTCGCCGCCACCATCGCCGCGAGCATGAGTGCGAAGAATCTGCTGCTGCTCGGCGACCCCCAGCAGCTGCCCCAGGTCAGCCAGGGCACGCACCCTGAACCGATCGACGGCAGCGCCCTCGGCTACCTCAGCGAGGGGCACGACGTGCTGCCCGAGGAGTTCGGCTACTTTCTTGCCGAGACCCGCCGACTGCATCCCGCCCTCGTCGAACCCGTGTCGCTGCTCAGCTACGAAGGCCAGTTGTTCGCGCACGAGAGCACCTCAGAGCGACGGCTCGAGGGCGTCGCGCCCGGGCTGCACCCCGTGCCCGTCGAGCACCACGGCAACGCCACCGAGTCGGTCGACGAAGCCGACGAGGTCGTGCGCCTCGTGCAGCAGCACCTCGGCGCAGCGTGGTTCGACGGCGAGCAAGTGGGTGCACCCACACGGCCCCTCGAGAGCCGCGACATCATCGTCGTCACCCCCTACAACGCGCAGCAGCAGACCATCCGCGAACGGCTCGACGCCGCCGGGCTGCACGACACGCGCGTCGGCACCGTCGACAAGTTCCAGGGGCAGGAAGCCGTCATCGCGATCGTCTCGCTCGCCGCCTCGAACTCACGTGACGCACCCCGCGGCATGGAGTTCCTCCTCAACCGCAACCGCCTCAACGTCGCTATCTCGCGGGCCCAGTGGGCGGCCTACCTCGTGTACTCACCCGGGCTGCTCGACTCGCTGCCCGCCACACCAGGGGGAGTCGCCGAGCTCAGCGCCTTCATCCGCCTCACCGAGGAACGGCCCGATTGA
- a CDS encoding type II toxin-antitoxin system RelE/ParE family toxin — MRKTAIFDRWLSNVKDMRAVARILVRIDRLAQGNAGDARSIGSGLWELRIDCGPGYRVYYLRRGKALVLLLCGGDKSTQSRDIERAYELASEWRGRHHES; from the coding sequence GTGAGAAAGACGGCCATCTTCGACCGGTGGTTGTCGAATGTCAAGGACATGCGCGCCGTCGCACGCATCCTGGTGCGCATCGATCGACTCGCACAGGGGAACGCAGGCGACGCTCGATCGATAGGTTCAGGACTATGGGAACTGCGCATCGACTGCGGGCCCGGGTACCGGGTCTACTACCTGCGACGCGGAAAGGCTCTCGTGCTTCTGTTGTGCGGCGGTGACAAGTCGACGCAGTCGCGTGACATCGAGCGGGCGTACGAGTTGGCGAGCGAGTGGAGAGGGCGGCACCATGAAAGCTGA
- a CDS encoding addiction module antidote protein: MKAETVSRFDAADYLPDVETAAAYLEAAIEEAGDDPAVIATALGAIARSGNLSELSRRTGISREGLYKALSAEGNPSFATIVKVARALGLSIEFHASAP; encoded by the coding sequence ATGAAAGCTGAGACGGTGAGTCGCTTTGATGCGGCCGACTACCTACCGGACGTGGAAACGGCGGCGGCGTACCTGGAAGCCGCGATCGAAGAAGCCGGAGACGACCCGGCTGTGATCGCTACGGCTCTTGGCGCCATCGCGCGTTCCGGCAACCTCAGCGAGTTGTCACGTCGAACAGGGATAAGCCGCGAAGGTCTGTACAAGGCGCTCTCCGCCGAGGGCAATCCCAGCTTTGCGACGATCGTCAAGGTAGCTAGGGCTCTCGGGCTCTCCATCGAGTTCCACGCCAGCGCACCGTAG
- a CDS encoding ribbon-helix-helix protein, CopG family: MERGETVVGEPVADEQIVAWAAEAESGYGVDALKKRGRGRPGRGAVASQVVALRLTEEELADIDARAARDGKTRSDVIREALHNAVT, translated from the coding sequence ATGGAGAGAGGCGAGACGGTCGTTGGCGAACCGGTCGCCGACGAGCAGATCGTTGCATGGGCCGCCGAGGCTGAGTCCGGCTACGGTGTGGACGCTCTCAAGAAACGTGGCCGCGGTCGACCCGGTCGCGGGGCGGTTGCCTCGCAAGTAGTCGCACTGCGCCTCACCGAGGAGGAACTCGCCGACATCGATGCGCGTGCCGCGCGTGATGGAAAGACGCGCTCTGACGTGATTCGAGAGGCATTGCACAACGCAGTCACGTGA
- a CDS encoding plasmid pRiA4b ORF-3 family protein — translation MRVRLRLADSAPLIWRTLDIDPSTPLDVMHLVLQRLFDWQNVHLHQWRTLDPCSRAHDGVDLAWLPANLLDEMDGLPDTDETIGDALALADGTLHYEYDFGDSWHVAIERLDDESDDIKRSNDARPMPAVDGARRGPLDDVGGIHAWNEAVAIPQRSRMPVDPAQFDPATATASVRRLLDVTTELPALRPLLTRVNSEVGQKWLERAAAAAEHPPIATDAAIEASIAPVRWMLRRIGPEGTALTAAGWLPPALVREAMRELGGEHRDVGKMNREDLTPDISDLRARMRWLGLLRVAKGRIALTAVARRLVGDPGGLWRHVAENLVSRQTSDVSRDLMLLLALHLVTGRTLDERQLAAQLALDLTALGWRDPGRGVPGDQLEGTVSTDSVRYMLYEVLPALHDLGAFAEGRKRWEWSGELTSTGRALGWQMLGRMLPA, via the coding sequence ATGCGCGTACGACTCCGCCTCGCAGACTCCGCGCCCTTAATCTGGCGCACGCTCGACATCGATCCGAGCACACCCCTCGACGTCATGCACCTCGTGCTGCAGCGGCTCTTCGACTGGCAGAACGTGCACCTGCACCAGTGGCGCACCCTCGACCCCTGCTCTCGCGCCCACGACGGCGTCGACCTCGCGTGGCTGCCCGCCAACCTGCTCGACGAGATGGACGGACTGCCCGACACCGACGAGACGATCGGCGACGCGCTCGCCCTCGCCGACGGCACGCTCCACTACGAGTACGACTTCGGCGACAGCTGGCACGTCGCGATCGAACGGCTCGACGACGAGAGCGACGACATCAAACGCAGCAACGATGCCCGGCCCATGCCCGCGGTCGACGGCGCAAGGCGCGGCCCGCTCGACGACGTCGGAGGTATCCACGCCTGGAACGAGGCCGTCGCCATCCCGCAACGTTCTCGCATGCCCGTCGACCCGGCGCAGTTCGACCCGGCAACGGCGACCGCGTCGGTGCGCCGACTGCTCGACGTCACGACCGAGCTGCCCGCGCTGCGGCCACTGCTGACGCGCGTGAACTCCGAAGTGGGACAGAAGTGGCTCGAGCGCGCTGCGGCGGCGGCCGAACATCCACCGATTGCCACCGACGCCGCAATCGAGGCGAGCATCGCGCCCGTCCGCTGGATGCTCCGCCGTATCGGCCCCGAGGGCACAGCCCTCACCGCTGCAGGCTGGTTGCCGCCCGCCCTCGTGCGCGAGGCCATGCGCGAGCTCGGCGGGGAGCACCGCGATGTCGGGAAGATGAACCGGGAAGATCTCACTCCCGACATCTCCGACCTGCGTGCCCGGATGCGCTGGCTCGGGCTGCTGCGCGTTGCGAAGGGCCGCATCGCGTTGACGGCGGTCGCGCGGCGCCTTGTCGGCGACCCGGGCGGGCTGTGGCGGCACGTCGCCGAGAACCTCGTTTCCCGGCAGACGAGCGACGTCAGCCGCGACCTCATGCTGCTGCTAGCCCTGCACCTGGTCACGGGCCGAACGCTCGACGAGCGGCAGCTCGCGGCGCAACTCGCGCTCGACCTCACCGCTCTCGGCTGGCGCGATCCGGGTAGGGGAGTCCCCGGCGATCAGCTGGAAGGCACCGTGTCGACAGACTCGGTGCGGTACATGCTCTACGAGGTGCTCCCGGCGCTGCACGACCTCGGCGCGTTCGCAGAAGGCCGCAAGCGCTGGGAGTGGAGTGGCGAGCTGACCTCTACTGGTCGTGCGCTGGGCTGGCAGATGCTTGGCAGAATGCTGCCCGCCTAG
- a CDS encoding type II toxin-antitoxin system PemK/MazF family toxin, protein MIARGDVCWVDLGPIVDRGPAKHRPVVIVQSDDYTRSRLGTVVVAAISSSTARAGIPGNVFVPTSASGLPKDSVVIATEVLTLDRDHIGEPIGRLPTPLMREIDSGLRRVLSL, encoded by the coding sequence GTGATCGCACGCGGCGACGTGTGCTGGGTCGATCTCGGGCCCATCGTCGATCGGGGCCCGGCAAAGCACCGCCCCGTCGTCATCGTCCAGAGCGACGACTACACGCGCTCCCGACTCGGCACGGTCGTCGTCGCGGCGATCTCGAGCAGCACAGCGCGTGCGGGCATCCCCGGGAACGTTTTCGTCCCTACGAGCGCGAGCGGGTTGCCGAAAGACTCCGTCGTGATCGCCACTGAGGTGCTGACGCTCGACCGAGACCACATCGGCGAGCCGATCGGCCGGCTGCCGACGCCCCTCATGCGGGAGATCGACTCGGGGCTGCGGCGCGTGCTCAGTCTGTAG
- a CDS encoding DUF1622 domain-containing protein encodes MLIDEQFREWASLAANVLEGVGIVAVLVGVLVSAALAVPNLVRRSGDVFESLRRHLGRSILLGLEFLVAGDIVRTVAVEPTLENVGVLAIIVLVRTGLSFVLELEITGRWPWQAKPGHDAVRDAQREPSRPTD; translated from the coding sequence ATGCTGATCGATGAACAGTTTCGCGAATGGGCATCTTTGGCCGCAAACGTGCTCGAGGGGGTCGGCATCGTCGCCGTCCTCGTGGGCGTACTGGTCTCGGCGGCCCTCGCGGTGCCCAACCTGGTGCGACGGTCAGGTGACGTCTTCGAGTCGCTGCGCCGACACCTGGGCCGGTCGATCCTGCTGGGCCTCGAGTTCCTCGTCGCGGGCGACATCGTGCGCACGGTCGCGGTCGAGCCGACCCTCGAGAACGTGGGAGTGCTCGCCATCATCGTGCTCGTGCGCACCGGCTTGAGCTTCGTGCTCGAGCTGGAGATCACGGGCCGCTGGCCGTGGCAGGCGAAGCCCGGTCATGATGCGGTTCGGGATGCTCAGCGCGAGCCGAGCCGCCCTACAGACTGA